The sequence TTGAGCAACTTCCGGTCTTTCTTGTAGCTTTTGATGGGCAAAGATACCAACTTCTTAGTCCCTGAACTGACAGCAACTAGTGATCTTATTGGAGGAAGCCCTTTTAACAATTTGTGAACCTAAACAAGTAACGAATATTTCAATTCAGACTGCAATGGGATTTTACTTATAATTCAAGTGCAGACTTAATATTTTTCCATATTTCCACAGGTATATTTAGGTATGTGTGGCCAATGTAGCAGTGCAAATTTCAACTACATTTCTCTTTAGGCGTTATCTGAATTCAGTTTTCACATGTTTTGCGTTTGTGCTTGCAAGAGCATAGATGTCTGCAAGTACAGGTGCGCATGGGTAGACGAGGACCTGGTTTTTAGAAACGTCCTCCAACCATTCTGCAGCTACTGTATCACATATGCTGTTCCATCCGTAAACACCCATTGCTGAAACATGCTTGAGCTTCAAATCAATTCCCTGTTCATCAAATTTAATGTCAGGGTTATATTTATCCATACATAGATAATCATCTGAAGGTTTCCTTGCTGCTGGAATGTTTTTTCTTCAACAGAAATATACCTTCCACGGAAGAATGTTGAGAAGTTCTGCATAATTTCCTTTGCCTAGTGCAATGGGATCAAACTGCCGAGGTATATAATTAATGTGCAGAACAAGCGGCTTTACATCAAATTTCTGGCATCAAAGAGGGGGAAAATAATTAGATCACAAAAAATTTGAGTCCAGTATTGAACGAAAAAGTAAGTGATGATGAACTTTAAAATACCTGAAAGAAAGGAAGTAATGCCTCATCCACAACTGTATTGCTTCCATAGCTCGTGCTTTTCACATCAACAATCTCTTTTTCGCAATGCAAATGAGGGTCATTGTTACATGAATCATTCTGGAAGAAATTGATTAGGAAGTTAAGTTGCCCTTGATCAAGATGCAGCTGCAGAGGTAAAATCTCGAGATGAAGCCTGCAAAAGTTAGGATAAGGGATGCAAGAGATTGTTATATGAAGGAAGCATAAAAAATGTGAAAGGTTATTTCAGATTGTTGTTATAAATGGCTCCATTAAATAAGAGCTATGGCATATCATTTCAGATGAAGCAAAAAGGAAGTCCCTAAAGATCCCTTCACCCTCCAACCCCTGGGCCCTCCCTCTTACCCTAACGTCTGTATCACTGTATGCTATGGCACCTAGGTGCCAATGCCTTAAACCTCAGCCACCAGTGAGACAGGATTACATCCTCCGACATCTAAACTCTACCATATATGTTTATCCAGTGATGCAAAAAGATATTGGCAAAGTGCATTTTGTCTTTTTCCAGCACTTCTGAAGCCAATACAGTCCTTCAACTACAATATACATAACCAATGAATGTTCTCCTATAGGTATGGATGACATAGACCTTGCCATTCTCTTCATTTATTAGCATCAATCGAGTAGGGCAGAACACTGTACGGATTAAGAGAAACAAGCAAAGGGTCTTTGGCATAAGAGTGGGTCTGTACCTGTAGTCTTCCAAAGGAGCATGTGGTTCGGGCCTTACAGACTCCAGTTCAAACCTGAATATACTGGAGCAAGATTCTCTTGGGTAATCCTTTGAGTCGTAACATCCAAGAACCTTTATTGAATGGATAAGAAGAATTAGAAACCATTAGCCATGGGACTAAACCAAGTTTGTAACATAACTTGCCAACAATAGACATACCAGTTTCCAGGGAGCATGGATACTTTGATCACAAAGACTCAAGTCCTGAGCAGCAACGGATAGCTTAGATATAGAAATATCCCCATCTGGATACATGTCAAGTTGGATACTGAGCCCTGTCAGGGTAAACTCCAAAGAAGAGCTCCTATCTCTGCCCTCTGTGCATGTGAGGCTAGTTGAATCTTTCTGAGGTAACCAGTCACCTCCAGCATACATCCGCCACTTGACATCTATATCATGAATAAGAACCTTTCCTTTAAGATTACAAGATTCATCAGTATCCGGGACACAAAAAGATGCCTTCACTTCTTGTTGAAGTATTTGTTCTCCttgtttgcttttctttttcgaAACATGGTTCTCAACTATTGTTAAGGGAACATTGTTATACCATCCCCCATCTTCATTCTCCAGGGTTCTAAGAGCATCCCCACCAGATGTACATTGCTCTTCATATGATGACAATTGATGAAGTTCAGGCATATAATACGAGTCAATGATTTGATCTGCACAGGAGTTTTGTCTCTGTGGTATTTGAGTATTCAATTCAAACCCATCATCCGTCTCACAGCAATTGCTCTCGCAAAAATTGTTGGCCATGTAGTCCTCTGTGTAAAAAGCATTATCAATGATATCATCAAGCAGCCCATCTGACTGGTAATCTCCAGAATCTGTCAAAATCTCCAAACTGATCTCAGATTTGTCTGATGCATCAGCAGCTATATTTTGCTTGTTTGCTTGTTGGACACTATTCCACCTAGATTGTAGATGATCTAGAGCATCCCGCATATCTGGACCATATATCTGCTGGAGTTGGGAGCCCAAATGAATCAGACCATAAGTTGTATCATGACAAGTACCAATATCAAATTGGGAATCCAATATTTCAAGTTTCCAAAACGATGAATCGATTCTTAGAGAAGCTTCAATTAATGTGTTTTGGGCAACCTTAGCATATCCTGCTTGACGAAGGTAATCTACACCATAACcacaagtgatattttttgaGCCAGATGATTCCGAAAGAAGAACCCCAAGATCACGTAACTGGATATCAAAAACAGTAGCTGCAgaggctgatgctgatttattatgaagTTTAAATGATGATGCAGCTAAAAGGCATGAGAAGAACTTGCAGTCTGCTGCTTCAGCATCAAGAGTGAAATATTTGAAGTGAGGTTCATAGCTAACAGCAACATCAGCCAGCTCAAGAAAGAAAGATGATAGATAGAATTCACCAGAATGAGAACTATTTACTGTGCTACTATCATCTGACTTTCCAGTTCCATCTGAACCTGAACTGAACAGCAGGCATATCGCATTGATCCAATCCATACGGCCTCCAGGTGCCACAATTGTACCAGAACGAACACCAACAGAAGTGTAGTTCTCTTTTAGCTTTGGGTTCCTGATGTGGGTCACAGAACAGCCAGCAGTGCCAATAGACAACACATTAGTACCTTCACCGTCACCACGCCTGCAGGCGGAGTCCTTGCAAACCACTATAAGAAAATCTTTGCTTTCTCCTGGGGCTTCATCATCCTTAACACCAACAGAACCCCAAAGCTCCCCTTCACCATGATTCACCCAAAGAAAACTGGCACTGTTGAACCCACCAACATTCgaaaaggagaaaagagaaaaatttgaaactttCAACTTTAGAGAATTCCAGGATCCTTCTAGTTCTGCCTGTAACAAAGGACTAACTTCCACTGTTTCATCCAATTCAGTGCAAATTTCCAAGGTGCTGCACTCAAAGATGACAGATGTTTGAATGCAAATATCATTGGTTGGAACAGATTTGTCCTTGCAATTTCCAGATGTGCTTGTTTCTTCATTTGATATCCCATCAAGGATATGATCTATCAACTTAGTTAATAGCTCGCAATCCTTTTTACTAAGTTGTACTGAGACACAAGAAAGTTGAACATGAAATAAGAGCTCACTGCTCTTAAGGAGCTCCTGGCGCATGCTAGATCCTGTCTCCTCAAGATCTTGTGTTATAGAAGGGGAAATGCCAGCCCATTTGCTGTTCTGTTTTTTAGTAACCAATTGATCATGCAGCTTTGCCAAACTCCATGCTTTGCTCACCATCTCAGGGCTAATTACAGGATACTTTCTCCTGATAAGTGTGATGCCAGAGTCATTATAACTGGTTCCAGTAACAGAAAAAATCTTCATTGTAGAGAAAGTTTTCCTATTTGAAGAACAGACTCTACCATCCAATACATCATTGGCAGGTTTAACCAAATAAATGTCAAAGTTCCCTGTAGCCAAATGGATTGAGGTACATAGCTTGCCAAGATGAAACTCATTATGAATTTCATTTTGTGGATGAGATGCAGTTTCTGCCATGTTCAGACATGAAGTGTGGTCAATCACCAGGAACTTATCAAGGATGGATGGGTGCCTTAAATCCCACGAAAACTCAGTTGGAAAGCAAAGGATGATTCTTGCAGGTGACAGGGATATATGAATCTTTAGACTTCCACCTGAGGACACATTTGTGCTGGTAGTCAATCTGCTTCCTTTATCATCACCATGCATATGAGCTCTATGCTCTTCGTGTGACAAATCAGACTCAACTTTATTAATAaaactcaacatcatgtacAGTGTATGGAAGTGCACCCATAAAACCAAAGGAGCCAAACAGATCGACATAGAAGTTGAGCTTACTAATTTGCCATCTTGATCTTTGGTATTGACATCATAATGGAATGTGCACTCGCCAAAAGTTTTCAACAATTCAACTTTAGTCAGTTCACTTGAACTGTTGCTACAAAGTTCATAGGTTTCCACTAAATGATCTCCAGCAGCAAACAGGCACTGAGGGAgggaagcttgaactccttgccGCAATTTATTATTCAAGAAGTGGTAACCAAGGTATGAATCATCTGAACTATCGTTTCCAGCACGGTAGTATTCATTAAGCTTCATTTGGGCAACTGATGCCTTGAACCTTAAATTTTTTGGATATGTCTGCAGACATcaacagaaaagaaaaatattcaaCACCAAGCTTGATGACACTACAATGATGCACAGACTAAGAACAAGTGTTGCTGTACTAGCACAGACAAAAAATGAATACCTGTAGGTCAAGATGAATATTCTGACATTTGGCTTCGAGATGATGCATATTTAAGCTGGAAGCAGTAGCAGGAGATATAACTGATTTCTCAAACTGCTCAGATGAAAGGCAGCTCGAAAACATTTGAGAATTTCTCATATCATCCAATTCACTGATAGGAACACTGGAACTGTTGACATCCATGTCATCACTGAACAAAAGAAGAACAGATACCTCAGTAATGGAGGCTCGTAGGGTCTTCTCGATCACTGGTTCTGTCAGCAAATAAAAGTCAATACAGTATATATATGTGATGTGATAATTTAAGTGGTAAAAAGTAGAACACAACAAGCACTTGGCCCAACAACACAAATAAATGCAATAGTTTCGTTCATGAAATCATCACAGTTTATTTGGTTCTGAACATATACTGATATACATAAATAGAATTTGATGGTAAAAGTTGCATTTGGGGGACTGTCCAATAGACCAATACCCATGAACAGAGTGTCACCTTTTAATGGAAGTAGTGTCGTATATTTACTTAGCATAGTTtttcttttagaaaaaaaaactacttaACATAGATAGCTTCAAGAGTAAAATAAATGGCAGATGAAGGAGCCACCTTATCCATTCATAACCAAAACCAAGAAGAGTGTATGATATGGCATCACCAATACTAAACTGCAAGCCATATGCCGAAGCTAAAAGGATCATACCTTTAGGAACTTGATCAGATCCAGATGCTAAAGTTGATGCAAAACTTATGGCATTGAATACTGAACAAGTCCAGTCCCATATACCACTGTTCCCTAAACTAGACTGAGAGTTCCTCAATTCCTCAAAACATTCAAAGAATTGATCAATGCTGCAAAAAAGTAACAAGGGGTTAGTAATGCAGTTAGAACAACCCAAGTCCCAAGTCCTttcttttaagaaaaaaatagcATGACTCCCTCaagaagataaataaataaaacttgGCAACCAGCAAGTATCTCTTATGAGAGAATTACTTGGTGTCAAAGCAAAGGAAATTTATGCTAGAAACAAAGAAGAGAAATAGTGATTTGACCACTATAACTCCAAGCTACATACAATGGATCAGAGAAATATTCAAGCAAGTAATCACAATAGCCTTCTGAAAGTTGCACTGTTTAATGAACACAGGACTTCAAAGGATGCAATGAAGAATGATTCCAGAAAGAAGCTAGCAATAAGTGGGTACTGCGATggccacaaatcagaagaaataAAAGCAAAAACTGTTTACATGGAACACATGCAAAGACCAACGGACTACTTTTGAAAAGCCTATAGCTGATCTCGTATATTCACAAAAGATAAAAATAGAAGCAAATTGTAGCATAGCAACAGgaaattgacaatgatatgggCAAATAATTTCAAGGTACACTATGAGAGTTGTGATTAGGATTTTCAAGGATGAAATGTAGAGCTGAAACAAACCTTTCATCACAATCTGAATCAGGATCGCCTTGATCCGCACGGGCAGCAGGCTCCATCCAATCTGTTATTACATGTGCCCTTGTAAGGAAAGATTCCTGAATTTTACCTTGCCTGCTTTGAGAAAATGTGCTATGCACCAAGCATTCACTGTTGGCTATCACAGAATCTGAACTTGATTTCAATGTGCTTGACGCGGGTGAACAAAAGGCAGACCTGGAAGAGCTTATAGAGATATCTGCAGCATTATGTGCACAACTCTGTTCGTCTACTTTCTTCCTTTGGAGAGAATCCCATACATTCATGATCCACCGGGTACTGCTGATTTGTAACCGTAATTCCAATGAATCAACAGATACATCTGCGTCAATTTTCTCAAAGTTCAAGCACCCCTTATTCCATGGTATGCTTAAGTTGAGTTTCCCTGAGAATCCACCAATGGGGCCTGCCAAGACTGAAGTAATACTATGACGTGATGAAATGTCAGCTATTCCTCTAAATGGATCATTTTGAAGCAGTGCATCGACATCATCCATCTTCAAAATCTCAATGACCGCCTCATGGAAAGTTAAAAAGTTGTTCAGTTTAAACAGACCAAGTTGGGTTCCAAATTCCAACTCTTTAATTCGCAAAACCAGAGATCGATTATTTTCTGGGAGCATACTATCCAAACTGGTTTGAGGATCAAATACAACATATACATTCTTTAACTTGATATTAAAACTTGTTAGAAACCATTTGACGGCATTGGCGATTCTCTTGACACCTTCATCCACATCTCGAGATACAGAAGTAGAACACTGATTACTATCAGATTCATATCTTTCGGTCATGActgatgtgtgtgtgtcactAGGACTACCAGAGACAGAGCATTCAGTATGTACATCAGCAACTTCACTTGCAACAGATGGAGCAAGCACAAGCTCCAAATCTTCCACAACAATCTCACAACTACCAGTGAATCTAACTATCAAGGATTTTATCGATCCTTCTTTCAGCATAATAGGAGATCCTGACAACTGAAATAATACAGAAAATTAACTGATAATTCATTTTAAAACAGGAAACAAACAATTTAACTTCTACAAGTTTCGCAACTTCTTTTTGCAAACACATAAGAGATGATTGGTATGCTAAGTACCACACAAATTATGTTAGAAGAAAACGAGTGAACAACGAGCATTAAAGCTAGAAAGAAAGGCAATTTAACATCATAGATTAGCTGGGCACATGATATTTTCTGTTTGGTTGATTTTTAACACTATCCACACTTCGCATTTCTGTGTGTACACACTTTGCACTGCAATGTATTTCAATTTAGTCTATGATCCAAAAAATTGAACTGCAAACAGCAACAAAGATGCATAACCCCTTCTCCTCCCAAAACTGATGCTCCAGCTGGTCCATAAGGTACAAAATAACTACAAAATTCTACTGAACTATACagcacaacaacaaaaaaacggCTTAATCAAAACTGGTATCCAATATTGCCAGTCTCGACAGTCGACACCAATGAACTGCAGCTCTACTTCTTTTCCCCACCAATCCTTTAGCTCCACCACgaaaatagcaaaaaaaaaaccacgTCAATCCCTCACTACAATTAGCTTCGCAACAGTTTCCATCGCGatcaaaattcaaaatgaaACATAACTAACACACCCGGCAACCAAATCAACGATACCTCGCCTCACCGCCAAGTTTTCCGCTTTCCCACGCCACAATTCGATCGCCCAGACAACATGCGCGCGCCTATCAGCGATGGAAACATCACAAAATCTAAACCTCCCTCGGCTCCCAATCGAAAGCGGGCAGCGACGCCCCCAACCCAACACACATGGGAGAAGAAGACGCGGGAATCGCGAGAGCAAGCGTGGGGGCGCGGACAAAAAAAAACGTACCTTCCGGTTTATGAACTCGGCGTTTAGGGCTAGGTCGTTGAGCTGCACCCTGCCGCGGCCGAGTTGGATGTCGAACTGGTCGAGGTCGAGGTCGCCGAGGATCAGATCCCCGAGCCGCTTTTTCAGCAGCGACTTGCAGACGCGCTTCAGCAGCGTGTCGAGGCGTAGCCCTTCCAGGAATCCCATCATCTccactcccgcggcggcggcggcggcggccggagaggaggggactcgccggcggcggaggcgagatAGTTTGCTTGGTTCGATTGAACAAGTCGCCTTTTTCGTATCAGACCTTGCGGAGAGGGGAGGGTTATTGCGTAGTTGCGTCCGGCACCCCGGGAAACCGAGTTTTTACGGGCGCGACAGGAAGGCTGTGCCCCTGCCCGCTGGGGCCAGCCAAGCCGGGCTCCGCTGGGGTTAGAATTAGAACAGGACACTCCCGTTTTGGCTCTGTCAACCAGGCTGCGAGATGCGGTTGCTTGTCGGCTGGAGATAGTTAGACATACTACTTCGGTCAGTGGAACTTGTTGGGAGAATATTTTGTTAAATTTTACTAAATACTACTAGAAATTATAATTTGGGCAAGTACACTTCAGCAGTCTCATAGATTGTCTCATGCAATTCTatgtactccatccgttccaaattataagacatacCAAAGATTTTGGAGAGCCAAAGCaatctcaaatttgaccaaaattatagagagaaatataaagatttatgatatcaaattgatgtactatgaaaacataactaataaagaatctaatggtacttagtttatataatataaatattattattctattatataaatttggtcaaacataaaaaaacTTTAACTCTTTAAGATTGTTgaaatgtcttataatttggaacggagggagtagcattTTTAGTGTATCTAAAATTAAGAACTATGAGAAAGATTGTTTGTTAAGTCATTTTAAGATGACGTGTCATTGCATGAGACTGACTATTAGACGATTCTAATGTGCTTGCCTTTGTACATTACCACGATCAAAGATTCTATAAGGCGTTGTTCTGGCCTGGGTCACCTTCTTTCCCCTTTGCTACAGTGTAGAGAGGCGATTTAGAGGGCGACTCGTGTCTGCCCCGGTCGACCCGCCAGAGTCGAGAGGGGAGCCCGGCTCCTTGGCGGGAGGGCTTGTGTAGCTGTAGATCTAGGTCTTCTAGCTTGTAGTTCCCACCGTCGATCCTTTGTTCGTCGGTTAGGGTTAGGTTTCTTCTTCGTCTTGTCGGCGACGGTGGCGCTCGGTGGCGGCGTCTTCGACGAGGCTCGAAGGGGGTTTGCGGTGAAGGTGGTGAGGCCTCTTCATCGGCAAATAATCGTCCTCCATTGCATCTGCGATGGCGGCTCCGGCGTCCACGACGGCGGATCAGACGGCATCTGCGGCGGCGGATCAGGGAGGTCTGTCTTCTTCCCCGTCGACGTCGGTGAAGCCTTCGGCGGCGGTGTGAAGCTTTTGCTCCTCCGGGTTGCTACTGGCGATGTCGTGAGGTTAGTATGTTCTTGCCTATCCGCGGAAGGTTGGGAACCTTGCTTTTCCCCGCGATGGGATCTGGTTCCAGGTTGCTGAGGTTCTTGGCAACGGCGGATTTCCTTTCCGGCTGCTGGCTTGCGGGCTGGTGGTGGCGGATCCGTTCCTCTTCCTTCTCGGTTGATGGGATGGCCGATGAACTTTCAACGGAATCGATGTGTCGCCGTTGTGTCGGGGCGCAGGGTTTTGCGGCTTGTCCAACGTCTTGGGATCCCTTGGCGAAGAGGAAGGTGGACTTGGCCGGGCGCTGCAGCTCTGTGGGCGTCGCCGGCGTTGTAGAAGATGACCAGAGCTCCTTGGGCTGTGTGCACATTTTTCTGTTGTATCAGGGTGTTTTCCCCAAAAAGGCGGGGTTGTACTGTGCTTCAATTTAATATAATCCCCCCTTCCGAGAAAAAACGATCAAAGATTCTATACATTGGAATATATGACTGCCAGCGCGAGTCGGAAAGGATCCCATGCACCCGGAgcagctgttttttttttctacgaTAGATGTTCTTGGACACATATTTTCACTTTCTCATTGTATTCGAATCCGTTTAGTCATGGTAATCGAGTTGGTTCAGATTACAATATAATGTTTTTGTTTAATTTGATTCTCATTATATAGGGTCTACTCAGCGAAGATGCGTGTTGGACCAAATCAGAAAACGTTTTGGGTCTACTACGTGAAGATGCGTGTTGGACCAAATCGATCAAAAAATTCTAATTGTAATGTAGTGTGGTTTAGAAAGAGGTAAAGATATAATTTAATGGTAAAGTGTTGTTGGGTGCATAAAATTTAATGGTACATTAGACCCTTTGTTTCTAAAATTTGATAGTGGAATCGTAAAATTGGAATTAGGATGTTTTAATTCAGCTCTTGGGGTTGCCACATAAAAATAAGGTTTGaattgtgagaaccgcccaatttgatactattttaaacgaaccgtcggtcattatcatccagatgagagttaacacgtgcttgccggagagcgtgccacgtgttatcccacatctagatgataatgaccggcgattcgtttaaaatagtattaaattgggcggttctcacaggaATCGCATGCCAATTCAGTCTGGCTGGATTCGCGTACAACCAAAGAGAAATTTCTACAGATCAAGGCACATGATGCCGTATTGGCTGGCATCTTGCTCGGTGAAAATGGTAAATGTCTTCTCTTGTTTACATAAATCAGAGGCTCCAGCTCCGTCTCTAACTAATGACTTACGTATATGCCAAGCACTAACCAATTTGTACAAGGAGGTTCGTATTGCATTAGAGCtaataaaaaaaactcttttccatagaaacaaaaaagaatCATACGCTAATGTGGAACATGGATGGATCTAGTGTGAGGCCTCTGGGCTCCAGCTTGGAAACCTCATTGGAGCATGatggggtggaggaggaggagaagaagaaaggaaaaagaagaagaagaaaaaggaatagAAATGAATGTAGACTTGTAGATATAGACATCTAGAAAGCACGAGGCTCAATAGCCTGCATGAGGCCCTTTTTTTTGGCCCGCCCCAAGTATGGCACTGCCCGGTGTGGCAGGCGTGCCGGGAATGGCACTATAGTTGTCCATGCAGCCTGTTGGCCCACCCAAAGCCCGGCgaatttggcccggcccaagcacggcccggcccggcccgctccCTATGGTGCCCAGGCTGGCCCGGCCCGTCAACCGTGCTCGGGCTCGGGCCGTCACTCCCGCCcgtgggctggcacggcccggCACGGAGTTAGCAGGCCGGCTCGATGGCGGCCCGCTAACTCCAACGCTCACCCAGCCCACCCAGCCCGAGCGGGTATATATGCGGCGTCCCCAAtggccaaaccctagcccccgcCACGCTACCCACCCCCCCGGTCGTCCGTGTAGTGGCCCTCCCCCATCCCACAACCCTCGCCCCTGCCGGTCGGTGGCGCCGCCTCATATCCTCTCTCAGCGACTGCGAGAAGGCGAGACGCCGAGACCGCGACTCTGCCTTGCCGCCTCCTCGTCTTCGCCTTGTGGGCCGGCGCCTCCTCGtctccgcccccgccggccgctgccTCCTCATCTTCGCCCCGCCAGTCGCCTCCTCCTtgtctccgcctcctcctcgcctcgaCTCTTCGCCTCCGCCCCTATCCCTCCACCGCCGGCCTtcgcgcgtgcgcgcgcacgctcgcgcacgcgtgtgtgtgtgggtggttGTGGCTGGCTGTGAACTGTGATTTTGATTATTTGTGAAATTTGGAGTTGTTTGAGGGGTATTTTTATTTGTGGGCTTCGGACAGCCGAACTGTGTTGTAGTGTCGGGCTATGTCGAGCTGGCCCGACACAAAACAGGCCCGTGTGCTAGCACAGCATGGTCCGCTGTGATATAGGGTCAGGATAGGCACAACCCCGGTAAAGAGCGGGCCAGGGCGGGCCCATGCTAGGGCCGAGCCGGCGGCCCGAATGGTCATCCATAGCTGGCATGGCCCCATAGCtcgtgccgtgcttgggccaCCACCTCGGCACGCCGGGCAGCACGGCACGACCCGTTAATAGAGGTCGGCCTGGTACTAGCCCGTTAAAACCCTACTGGGCCACTAACACCATGAGTCCATGACCCATGTTAAACATGGGTTAGATCGGCACCTGCTTTCTCCCAACCCTAGCCACCACTCACTTTTTCCCTCTCCCAAGTCCTGACCTCTCCTAAGTCCTGACCTCTCCTACTCTCCCACCGCCGCTCCTCTCTCTTGTCCTCCCCTCGCCAATCACCATGGCCGTGGCCCTCTTGGCCCCTTCGAGCCGCGCCGCGACCACCaccggccccctcctcctccgcatcGTGCATCCTTCGCGCGTGCCACTCTGCTTTGCCCCCTCGTCGCCACCGCTGTCCCCTCATCCTCCGTGCCTCCTCCTCGGGGGGCCATCTCGTGGGGACCAACGACGCGAGAGGACAACATAGGCGCCAGGTGCGGCCGTGCAGGGAGCTAGCTATGCGGCACATGGGTGGTCGGCGGCTGCTAGTGATGTAGGTGAATGGGGCTCGGGGCACAGCAGGCTGGTCATGCCAGCCCGACACGGAAATGAGCCCGTGGGCCCATGCCTGGGCTGTCGGTGCAGTAGCATAGGTTGAGAAAAGAATAGATCAATAAGACAAGGCTTTCCCGTGGGCTGGCCCGGCACGGCACGGTCAAGGTTGGGCCAAGGCGGGCCCGTACCAGGGCCAGGCCGCTTGAATGGACATCTATACTtatagaggaggaagaagagaaaagccCCCCTAGCTAGCACCCAAGGCTGCATCCACCACTGGTGTGGAAGTAGAGAAAAAGTTGAGTTTAGCCAAGTCTGATCCCGTCATTCCATTTAATATATCCAAAGTTTCAAAACCATTCAACGACATGGCTTGGACGCAAGCACTCGAGCAAACTATAAAGATCAGCATGCATACTTTAAGTTTATGCATATTACGTCTCCAGTGAGCGATAGCTTGTTGCAAGGAAGCTGGAAGGGAACTTTGCCCCAAGtctcttttcaattttttttgtcccAAGTCTCCATTCTGATATTTAATTATTGTTATTTGCGAGACCAAGCTTACACGAAATTCTCAGCCTCGCACGATTTTTATGCA comes from Panicum virgatum strain AP13 chromosome 4K, P.virgatum_v5, whole genome shotgun sequence and encodes:
- the LOC120703429 gene encoding autophagy-related protein 2-like isoform X2, whose product is MMGFLEGLRLDTLLKRVCKSLLKKRLGDLILGDLDLDQFDIQLGRGRVQLNDLALNAEFINRKLSGSPIMLKEGSIKSLIVRFTGSCEIVVEDLELVLAPSVASEVADVHTECSVSGSPSDTHTSVMTERYESDSNQCSTSVSRDVDEGVKRIANAVKWFLTSFNIKLKNVYVVFDPQTSLDSMLPENNRSLVLRIKELEFGTQLGLFKLNNFLTFHEAVIEILKMDDVDALLQNDPFRGIADISSRHSITSVLAGPIGGFSGKLNLSIPWNKGCLNFEKIDADVSVDSLELRLQISSTRWIMNVWDSLQRKKVDEQSCAHNAADISISSSRSAFCSPASSTLKSSSDSVIANSECLVHSTFSQSRQGKIQESFLTRAHVITDWMEPAARADQGDPDSDCDESIDQFFECFEELRNSQSSLGNSGIWDWTCSVFNAISFASTLASGSDQVPKVIEKTLRASITEVSVLLLFSDDMDVNSSSVPISELDDMRNSQMFSSCLSSEQFEKSVISPATASSLNMHHLEAKCQNIHLDLQTYPKNLRFKASVAQMKLNEYYRAGNDSSDDSYLGYHFLNNKLRQGVQASLPQCLFAAGDHLVETYELCSNSSSELTKVELLKTFGECTFHYDVNTKDQDGKLVSSTSMSICLAPLVLWVHFHTLYMMLSFINKVESDLSHEEHRAHMHGDDKGSRLTTSTNVSSGGSLKIHISLSPARIILCFPTEFSWDLRHPSILDKFLVIDHTSCLNMAETASHPQNEIHNEFHLGKLCTSIHLATGNFDIYLVKPANDVLDGRVCSSNRKTFSTMKIFSVTGTSYNDSGITLIRRKYPVISPEMVSKAWSLAKLHDQLVTKKQNSKWAGISPSITQDLEETGSSMRQELLKSSELLFHVQLSCVSVQLSKKDCELLTKLIDHILDGISNEETSTSGNCKDKSVPTNDICIQTSVIFECSTLEICTELDETVEVSPLLQAELEGSWNSLKLKVSNFSLFSFSNVGGFNSASFLWVNHGEGELWGSVGVKDDEAPGESKDFLIVVCKDSACRRGDGEGTNVLSIGTAGCSVTHIRNPKLKENYTSVGVRSGTIVAPGGRMDWINAICLLFSSGSDGTGKSDDSSTVNSSHSGEFYLSSFFLELADVAVSYEPHFKYFTLDAEAADCKFFSCLLAASSFKLHNKSASASAATVFDIQLRDLGVLLSESSGSKNITCGYGVDYLRQAGYAKVAQNTLIEASLRIDSSFWKLEILDSQFDIGTCHDTTYGLIHLGSQLQQIYGPDMRDALDHLQSRWNSVQQANKQNIAADASDKSEISLEILTDSGDYQSDGLLDDIIDNAFYTEDYMANNFCESNCCETDDGFELNTQIPQRQNSCADQIIDSYYMPELHQLSSYEEQCTSGGDALRTLENEDGGWYNNVPLTIVENHVSKKKSKQGEQILQQEVKASFCVPDTDESCNLKGKVLIHDIDVKWRMYAGGDWLPQKDSTSLTCTEGRDRSSSLEFTLTGLSIQLDMYPDGDISISKLSVAAQDLSLCDQSIHAPWKLVLGCYDSKDYPRESCSSIFRFELESVRPEPHAPLEDYRLHLEILPLQLHLDQGQLNFLINFFQNDSCNNDPHLHCEKEIVDVKSTSYGSNTVVDEALLPFFQKFDVKPLVLHINYIPRQFDPIALGKGNYAELLNILPWKGIDLKLKHVSAMGVYGWNSICDTVAAEWLEDVSKNQVHKLLKGLPPIRSLVAVSSGTKKLVSLPIKSYKKDRKLLKGMQRGAVAFIRSVSIEAVGLGVHLAAGAHDMLVKTERALTAVPPSLASCEAKRTKHNIRANQPESAQQGIKQAYESLTDGFGRTASALIANPIKVYNRAGPGSALATAICGAPAAAVAPVSASARAVHCALVGLRNSLDPEHKKESMYKYNGPSQL